From the genome of Longimicrobium sp., one region includes:
- a CDS encoding JAB domain-containing protein has product MEAQPAPAPPPAAAPDATGEWTGVPVYRCRLEVTGTRAGMPQVGTPADAVALARALIPTDADRIHVVGIALDVRNRAIGAFEVGVGSLDTALLCPPDCLKPALLLNAAAVILAMNHVSGEALPPSHDTLVAAGRVLVASHMLGIPLLDLVILGDGSYASLRDRGDLSGWLPR; this is encoded by the coding sequence ATGGAAGCCCAGCCCGCGCCCGCCCCGCCCCCGGCCGCCGCTCCCGACGCCACCGGGGAGTGGACCGGCGTCCCCGTCTACCGCTGCCGCCTGGAGGTGACCGGCACCCGCGCGGGCATGCCCCAGGTCGGCACGCCGGCCGACGCGGTTGCGCTCGCCCGCGCGCTGATCCCGACGGACGCGGACCGCATCCACGTGGTCGGGATCGCGCTCGACGTGCGCAACCGCGCGATCGGCGCCTTCGAGGTCGGCGTCGGCAGCCTCGACACGGCGCTCCTCTGCCCGCCCGACTGCCTGAAGCCCGCGCTGCTGCTGAACGCGGCCGCGGTGATCCTGGCCATGAACCACGTGAGCGGCGAGGCGCTCCCGCCCTCGCACGACACGCTCGTCGCCGCGGGCCGCGTCCTGGTCGCCAGCCACATGCTCGGGATCCCGCTCCTCGACCTGGTGATCCTGGGCGACGGCAGCTACGCCTCGCTCCGCGACCGCGGCGACCTGTCCGGGTGGCTCCCGCGCTGA